A single Scleropages formosus chromosome 4, fSclFor1.1, whole genome shotgun sequence DNA region contains:
- the ublcp1 gene encoding ubiquitin-like domain-containing CTD phosphatase 1 isoform X1, producing MLRARMSVSVIIKWGGQEYSISTLSEEDTVLDLKQSIKTLTGVLPERQKLLGLKVKGKPAEDDIKLGTLKLKPNTKIMMMGSKEESLEDVLSPPPENDDVINDFDIEEEVIEVENREENLAKIARRVKEYKVEELNPPREGKRLLVLDVDYTLFDHKSCAETGQELMRPFLHEFLTSAYEDYDIVIWSATSMKWIDAKMKELGVTDNPNYKITFMLDSAAMITVHTPKRGVVEVKPLGVIWGKYSAFYNKKNTIMFDDIGRNFLMNPQNGLKIRPFMKAHLNREKDKELFKLSQYLKEIAKLEDFSGLNHKHWERYLSKKQNQ from the exons A TGCTCCGTGCCAGGATGTCTGTGTCGGTGATAATAAAGTGGGGCGGACAGGAGTACTCCATCAGCACCTTGTCTGAGGAGGACACTGTTCTGGACCTCAAGCAGTCCATCAAGACCCTGACGGGGGTCCTGCCCGAGCGCCAGAAGCTCCTGGGACTCAAAGTCAAAG gtaaaCCAGCAGAGGATGACATCAAGCTTGGTACCCTGAAGCTAAAGCCCAACACTAAGATTATGATGATGGGCAGCAAGGAGGAGAGCCTG GAAGATGTCTTGTCTCCTCCTCCTGAAAATGATGATGTCATCAATGATTTTGACATTGAGGAAGAAGTCATAGAAGTAGAAAACAG AGAAGAAAACTTGGCAAAGATCGCCAGGCGAGTCAAGGAGTACAAGGTGGAAGAATTAAACCCTCCCAGAGAGGGGAAGAGGCTTCTGGTGCTGGATGTGGACTACACATTGTTTG ACCATAAATCATGTGCAGAGACAGGACAGGAGCTCATGAGGCCCTTCCTGCATGAGTTCCTCACCTCTGCATATGAGGACTACGACATCGTCATCTGGT CTGCTACAAGTATGAAGTGGATTGACGCAAAAATGAAA GAGCTCGGTGTGACCGACAACCCCAACTATAAAATCACCTTCATGCTGGACAGTGCAGCCATGATCACTGTGCACACCCCAAAGAGAGGGGTTGTGGAG GTGAAACCTCTTGGGGTTATATGGGGAAAATATAGTGCATTTTACAACAAGAAAAACACCATCATGTTTGATGACATTGGTCGGAACTTTCTCATGAACCCACAGAATGGGTTAAAG ATACGACCTTTCATGAAAGCACACTTGAACCGTGAGAAAGACAAGGAGCTTTTTAAACTGTCCCAGTACCTTAAGGAAATAGCAAAACTAGAGGATTTCTCTGGCCTCAACCACAAACACTGGGAACG GTACCTCTCAAAGAAGCAGAACCAGTAG
- the ublcp1 gene encoding ubiquitin-like domain-containing CTD phosphatase 1 isoform X2 produces the protein MLRARMSVSVIIKWGGQEYSISTLSEEDTVLDLKQSIKTLTGVLPERQKLLGLKVKGKPAEDDIKLGTLKLKPNTKIMMMGSKEESLEDVLSPPPENDDVINDFDIEEEVIEVENREENLAKIARRVKEYKVEELNPPREGKRLLVLDVDYTLFDHKSCAETGQELMRPFLHEFLTSAYEDYDIVIWSATSMKWIDAKMKELGVTDNPNYKITFMLDSAAMITVHTPKRGVVEVKPLGVIWGKYSAFYNKKNTIMFDDIGRNFLMNPQNGLKIRPFMKAHLNREKDKELFKLSQYLKEIAKLEDFSGLNHKHWERYLSKKQNQ, from the exons TGCTCCGTGCCAGGATGTCTGTGTCGGTGATAATAAAGTGGGGCGGACAGGAGTACTCCATCAGCACCTTGTCTGAGGAGGACACTGTTCTGGACCTCAAGCAGTCCATCAAGACCCTGACGGGGGTCCTGCCCGAGCGCCAGAAGCTCCTGGGACTCAAAGTCAAAG gtaaaCCAGCAGAGGATGACATCAAGCTTGGTACCCTGAAGCTAAAGCCCAACACTAAGATTATGATGATGGGCAGCAAGGAGGAGAGCCTG GAAGATGTCTTGTCTCCTCCTCCTGAAAATGATGATGTCATCAATGATTTTGACATTGAGGAAGAAGTCATAGAAGTAGAAAACAG AGAAGAAAACTTGGCAAAGATCGCCAGGCGAGTCAAGGAGTACAAGGTGGAAGAATTAAACCCTCCCAGAGAGGGGAAGAGGCTTCTGGTGCTGGATGTGGACTACACATTGTTTG ACCATAAATCATGTGCAGAGACAGGACAGGAGCTCATGAGGCCCTTCCTGCATGAGTTCCTCACCTCTGCATATGAGGACTACGACATCGTCATCTGGT CTGCTACAAGTATGAAGTGGATTGACGCAAAAATGAAA GAGCTCGGTGTGACCGACAACCCCAACTATAAAATCACCTTCATGCTGGACAGTGCAGCCATGATCACTGTGCACACCCCAAAGAGAGGGGTTGTGGAG GTGAAACCTCTTGGGGTTATATGGGGAAAATATAGTGCATTTTACAACAAGAAAAACACCATCATGTTTGATGACATTGGTCGGAACTTTCTCATGAACCCACAGAATGGGTTAAAG ATACGACCTTTCATGAAAGCACACTTGAACCGTGAGAAAGACAAGGAGCTTTTTAAACTGTCCCAGTACCTTAAGGAAATAGCAAAACTAGAGGATTTCTCTGGCCTCAACCACAAACACTGGGAACG GTACCTCTCAAAGAAGCAGAACCAGTAG
- the ublcp1 gene encoding ubiquitin-like domain-containing CTD phosphatase 1 isoform X3, with the protein MSVSVIIKWGGQEYSISTLSEEDTVLDLKQSIKTLTGVLPERQKLLGLKVKGKPAEDDIKLGTLKLKPNTKIMMMGSKEESLEDVLSPPPENDDVINDFDIEEEVIEVENREENLAKIARRVKEYKVEELNPPREGKRLLVLDVDYTLFDHKSCAETGQELMRPFLHEFLTSAYEDYDIVIWSATSMKWIDAKMKELGVTDNPNYKITFMLDSAAMITVHTPKRGVVEVKPLGVIWGKYSAFYNKKNTIMFDDIGRNFLMNPQNGLKIRPFMKAHLNREKDKELFKLSQYLKEIAKLEDFSGLNHKHWERYLSKKQNQ; encoded by the exons ATGTCTGTGTCGGTGATAATAAAGTGGGGCGGACAGGAGTACTCCATCAGCACCTTGTCTGAGGAGGACACTGTTCTGGACCTCAAGCAGTCCATCAAGACCCTGACGGGGGTCCTGCCCGAGCGCCAGAAGCTCCTGGGACTCAAAGTCAAAG gtaaaCCAGCAGAGGATGACATCAAGCTTGGTACCCTGAAGCTAAAGCCCAACACTAAGATTATGATGATGGGCAGCAAGGAGGAGAGCCTG GAAGATGTCTTGTCTCCTCCTCCTGAAAATGATGATGTCATCAATGATTTTGACATTGAGGAAGAAGTCATAGAAGTAGAAAACAG AGAAGAAAACTTGGCAAAGATCGCCAGGCGAGTCAAGGAGTACAAGGTGGAAGAATTAAACCCTCCCAGAGAGGGGAAGAGGCTTCTGGTGCTGGATGTGGACTACACATTGTTTG ACCATAAATCATGTGCAGAGACAGGACAGGAGCTCATGAGGCCCTTCCTGCATGAGTTCCTCACCTCTGCATATGAGGACTACGACATCGTCATCTGGT CTGCTACAAGTATGAAGTGGATTGACGCAAAAATGAAA GAGCTCGGTGTGACCGACAACCCCAACTATAAAATCACCTTCATGCTGGACAGTGCAGCCATGATCACTGTGCACACCCCAAAGAGAGGGGTTGTGGAG GTGAAACCTCTTGGGGTTATATGGGGAAAATATAGTGCATTTTACAACAAGAAAAACACCATCATGTTTGATGACATTGGTCGGAACTTTCTCATGAACCCACAGAATGGGTTAAAG ATACGACCTTTCATGAAAGCACACTTGAACCGTGAGAAAGACAAGGAGCTTTTTAAACTGTCCCAGTACCTTAAGGAAATAGCAAAACTAGAGGATTTCTCTGGCCTCAACCACAAACACTGGGAACG GTACCTCTCAAAGAAGCAGAACCAGTAG